The following nucleotide sequence is from Candidatus Jordarchaeales archaeon.
CCCTCTCTTCACGCGGACTGTCATCAGTCCGGCAGCTTTCGCTTGCGCTATCTCCTCCGAGAGGGAGCAGCCCACGAACATGGCGTCTTTGGGGGAGACGTTTAGCGTCTTAAAAGCTTCTTCGAAAACACGTGACTCAAGCTTTTCGCAACCAACTTCCCTAGCTATGACCACTTGGTGGAATATGTGCTGCAGCCCTAGGCGTATGAGCTTTTCCCACTGCTTGACCGGGTTTCCGGCTGATACGACACCTATTTTATAGCCCCGCTCCCTCAGCTTTATAAGGGTTGGAACCGTCTCCGGGTGAGGTTTCAGGTAGGCGAACTTAGTGTCATGGTAGGCGGCAACCGCCGCGGCTATGATCCTGGCGTTAACCTTTAATCCGAGACGCTCAAGGGTCCTATCAAAGTGCCTGTCATAGTCCTCTCCGTACTCAGCTACGACAACCTTTAAAGTGTTAAACGTAGTTTCAGGATCCACGGGAAGTCCCGCCTCTATCATCGCTCTCACAGCGTTCATCCTTGCAAGGTACTTCTGAAGGGACGCATCGTAAAGCGTGTCATCTATGCCAAACAAAATACATTTAACAATCATGAATATTCACCCGCCTAGATCGGCCTTCTTCAATTTTGAAATGTAGCAAGAGAAAAACTGCAAGGGTATGATGAAAAGCACAGGGGAGAGGAGGGGGTCGTTGGCTGGGACGAGTAACTGGTTGTCGAAGCCACTTTCCCAATCGGCTACCACGATTACCTTGGAGCCGAGCTTCTCAAAACGGCTGGCTGCCTCTATGTAGACTTCAGCTTGCTTTCTAGGTGGAAGAAGCATTATCACTGCTGTCTTCTCGTCGACAGGTTGAACTGGCTCGTGTAGAAAGGCGCTTGCGGAGAGGCCCTCAGCCGGCAAATTTGCAACTTCTTCAAGTTTTAGGGCCGCTTCAAGAGCCGTGGCATAGTTTGCCCCCGACCCCAGG
It contains:
- a CDS encoding HAD family hydrolase gives rise to the protein MIVKCILFGIDDTLYDASLQKYLARMNAVRAMIEAGLPVDPETTFNTLKVVVAEYGEDYDRHFDRTLERLGLKVNARIIAAAVAAYHDTKFAYLKPHPETVPTLIKLRERGYKIGVVSAGNPVKQWEKLIRLGLQHIFHQVVIAREVGCEKLESRVFEEAFKTLNVSPKDAMFVGCSLSEEIAQAKAAGLMTVRVKRGVHRSETPRTSEEIPDYEISTLTEIFKILGEKE